A region from the Deltaproteobacteria bacterium PRO3 genome encodes:
- a CDS encoding AbrB/MazE/SpoVT family DNA-binding domain-containing protein, with protein sequence MSRSNIDLLHDKYMIYHVHGGLIMQTVVTERGQISIPASIREKFNLLPGTSIEWLEREGMLILFPVSKDPIKDFRDKNSKVSVDDLLKARALDRKKERSPRKNRP encoded by the coding sequence ATGAGCCGATCTAACATTGACCTTTTACATGATAAATATATGATATATCATGTACACGGAGGTCTTATCATGCAAACGGTTGTGACAGAGCGAGGCCAAATTTCCATTCCAGCTTCCATCCGGGAAAAGTTCAATTTGCTTCCCGGCACCTCCATTGAATGGCTCGAGAGGGAAGGCATGTTGATCCTTTTCCCTGTTTCCAAAGACCCCATCAAAGACTTTCGCGACAAGAACAGCAAAGTCTCGGTAGATGACCTATTGAAAGCCAGGGCCCTGGACCGAAAAAAGGAAAGAAGTCCGAGGAAAAACCGACCATGA
- a CDS encoding lamin tail domain-containing protein yields MIAAPITPQKIARLGLLTAALLLELGCGTPSPLEFQSLLLEQPYVLEVRPTDRAALPDAAEIELEFSERIALDSLDGSAVALVSGLPKEEVLADAEELAEQLASGELPSVPLQYFLEDDERRLTLAPAVDLEAGVYLLVVTPRLRSVRGLPFNQRPGESPASFVARYTYGDVPLTSLDPLPGGETGPGGPVFGPPPETLVISELLYDGKLSDTDGENFIELYGTPGSDIGLYQILFINGADGAETERITLPAGSLLPEDGIFLIADLKTGSTTASNVSGADFLDQFDPQNGPDGVQLLNREGNLVDTLAYGEGLPPVAANGLPLGEEAPAPDVVAGHSLSRINGQDSQDNTQDFVDMTTPTPGVL; encoded by the coding sequence ATGATCGCCGCCCCCATCACGCCCCAAAAAATCGCGCGCCTCGGCCTGCTGACGGCGGCCCTGCTCCTTGAGCTAGGCTGCGGGACGCCGTCGCCGCTGGAGTTTCAATCCCTGCTCCTCGAGCAACCCTACGTCTTGGAAGTGCGGCCGACCGACCGCGCGGCCCTGCCCGATGCGGCGGAGATCGAGCTGGAATTCTCGGAACGCATCGCCCTCGATTCCCTGGACGGCTCGGCGGTCGCCCTGGTCTCCGGCCTACCCAAAGAGGAGGTCTTGGCGGATGCGGAGGAATTGGCCGAACAGCTCGCCTCGGGCGAGCTGCCTTCGGTCCCGCTGCAGTATTTCCTGGAGGACGACGAGCGGCGCCTGACTCTGGCGCCTGCGGTGGATTTGGAGGCCGGCGTCTATCTCTTGGTCGTCACGCCGCGCCTGCGTTCGGTGCGGGGACTGCCCTTCAACCAAAGGCCCGGCGAGAGCCCCGCGAGCTTCGTCGCGCGCTACACCTACGGCGACGTCCCGCTGACGAGCCTCGACCCGCTTCCCGGCGGCGAAACCGGCCCCGGCGGCCCGGTCTTCGGGCCTCCGCCGGAGACCCTGGTGATCTCGGAGCTGCTCTACGACGGGAAGCTCAGCGACACCGACGGCGAGAACTTCATCGAGCTCTACGGCACGCCGGGCTCGGACATCGGCTTATACCAAATCCTATTTATCAACGGCGCGGACGGGGCGGAGACGGAGCGCATCACGCTCCCGGCGGGCTCCCTCCTACCGGAGGACGGGATCTTCCTCATCGCGGACCTGAAGACCGGCTCGACCACCGCATCCAACGTGTCGGGGGCCGACTTCCTCGACCAGTTCGACCCGCAGAACGGGCCGGACGGGGTGCAGCTGCTGAATCGTGAAGGAAATCTCGTCGACACGTTGGCTTATGGCGAAGGCCTTCCCCCCGTCGCGGCCAACGGACTGCCTTTGGGCGAAGAAGCCCCAGCGCCCGACGTCGTCGCCGGCCATAGTCTGAGCCGAATCAACGGCCAGGATAGTCAAGATAATACGCAGGATTTCGTGGATATGACGACACCCACGCCGGGGGTTTTATGA